In Nocardioides sp. zg-1228, a single window of DNA contains:
- a CDS encoding urea transporter, with the protein MTTSRTAATAAPSTWLTWEVVPRGVSEIFFQSNTWTGLLILAAFVVADWQMALLALIGAICSTLAGVLMRVKTDDITMGMAGFNGTLVGAALFVELGGGKVWTYVLTVVGALVCGPVTWFFNWLFATPALSRFGLPSTTAPFCSVTGVIYVLTTSLHVESSSHHAFDESAGSLLRSLLTNVSEVVLINNVWSGALILVGLFVASWKVGLAAAMGSVIGTLCALAMGESAETIVEGLAGYSGVLTAIALSVVFLRSTVGSWIYAAVGAAITAVVTVAMTDAYGGPHFTWPYILTTWVLLVIATFIPALKRP; encoded by the coding sequence ATGACAACATCGCGAACGGCCGCCACGGCGGCGCCCAGCACGTGGCTCACCTGGGAGGTCGTGCCGCGCGGGGTCTCGGAGATCTTCTTCCAGAGCAACACCTGGACCGGCCTGCTGATCCTCGCCGCGTTCGTGGTGGCCGACTGGCAGATGGCCCTGCTCGCCCTGATCGGGGCGATCTGCTCGACGCTCGCCGGCGTGCTCATGCGGGTGAAGACCGACGACATCACGATGGGCATGGCGGGCTTCAACGGCACCCTGGTGGGCGCTGCCCTCTTCGTCGAGCTCGGCGGCGGCAAGGTCTGGACCTATGTGCTCACCGTCGTCGGCGCCCTCGTCTGCGGCCCGGTCACCTGGTTCTTCAACTGGCTCTTCGCGACGCCCGCCCTGTCGCGCTTCGGCCTGCCGTCGACCACGGCGCCGTTCTGCTCGGTGACCGGCGTCATCTACGTCCTCACGACGAGCCTGCACGTCGAGTCGTCGTCGCACCACGCCTTCGACGAGTCGGCCGGCTCGCTGCTGCGCTCGCTGCTGACCAACGTGTCGGAGGTGGTGCTCATCAACAACGTGTGGTCGGGGGCGCTGATCCTGGTCGGGCTGTTCGTCGCGTCGTGGAAGGTGGGACTGGCCGCGGCGATGGGCAGCGTCATCGGCACCCTGTGCGCGCTCGCGATGGGGGAGAGCGCGGAGACGATCGTGGAGGGTCTCGCCGGCTACTCCGGCGTGCTGACCGCCATCGCGCTGTCGGTGGTGTTCCTGCGCAGCACCGTCGGGTCCTGGATCTACGCCGCCGTGGGCGCCGCGATCACCGCGGTCGTCACGGTCGCGATGACCGACGCCTACGGCGGCCCGCACTTCACCTGGCCCTACATCCTCACCACGTGGGTGCTGCTCGTCATCGCGACCTTCATCCCCGCACTGAAGCGACCGTGA
- a CDS encoding class I SAM-dependent DNA methyltransferase translates to MSTLGSFIWSIADQLRGPYRPNQYGTVILPFTILRRLDCILEPDRGTVRELAAKFDNPNRLKVEVTKATGRPFYNTSNYGFANLLADADGLADNLTDYVDRFSADVDVFEYFDFKKEILALEKAGLLREIVKSFGAVDLHPEKVSNSDMGDAFEYIIRKFNEAANETSGDHYTPRDAIKLLVDLLFAEKDADLTEAGIVRTLYDPTAGTGGMLSLAEEHLLAQNPDARLTLYGQEYNPQSYAICKSDLLAKGHDATNITFGNTLTDDAFTSRRFDFSMSNPPYGVDWKQYAKAITKERDEAGPYGRFAPGLPATSDGQMLFLLHLAHKMRAPEDGGGRVGIVMNGSPLFNGGAGSGPSNIRQWLLENDLVEAIVALPTNMFFNTGIATYIWILDNSKHPDRKGLVQLIDGTSFWTKMRKNLGSKGREISDTDRAQVLRLYDDFTDADPDYSKVLSNDEFGYWTITVERPLLDEDGNPVVDRKGKPKADSKKRDTENVPFTYGRSTAGAAGKMEVIQAYFDTEVKPHVPDAWIDWTKTKTGYEIPFTRHFYKYVPPRPLTEIDADLEKQVAKILDLLREVEK, encoded by the coding sequence GTGAGCACGCTCGGCAGCTTCATCTGGTCGATCGCCGACCAGCTTCGCGGCCCGTACCGCCCCAACCAGTACGGCACCGTGATCCTCCCATTCACGATCCTGCGACGCCTCGACTGCATCCTCGAACCCGACCGCGGCACCGTGCGGGAGCTGGCTGCGAAGTTCGACAACCCGAACCGACTCAAGGTCGAGGTCACCAAGGCCACCGGCCGACCCTTCTACAACACCTCGAACTACGGGTTTGCCAACCTCTTGGCCGACGCCGACGGGCTCGCGGACAACCTCACCGACTACGTCGACCGCTTCTCCGCCGACGTCGACGTGTTCGAGTACTTCGACTTCAAGAAGGAAATCCTCGCCCTCGAGAAGGCAGGCCTTCTGCGCGAGATCGTCAAGTCCTTCGGCGCCGTCGACCTCCACCCGGAGAAGGTGTCGAACTCCGACATGGGCGACGCCTTCGAGTACATCATCCGCAAGTTCAACGAAGCCGCGAACGAGACCTCTGGTGATCACTACACACCACGCGACGCGATCAAGCTCTTGGTGGACCTCCTCTTCGCGGAGAAGGACGCCGACCTGACCGAAGCCGGCATCGTCCGCACTCTCTACGACCCCACCGCCGGTACGGGTGGGATGCTTTCGCTCGCAGAGGAGCACCTGCTCGCCCAGAACCCTGATGCGCGGCTCACCCTCTACGGCCAGGAGTACAACCCGCAGTCGTACGCGATCTGCAAGTCCGACCTGCTCGCCAAGGGCCACGACGCCACCAACATCACCTTCGGCAACACCCTGACCGACGACGCGTTCACCAGCCGCCGCTTCGATTTCTCCATGTCCAACCCGCCCTACGGAGTCGACTGGAAGCAGTACGCCAAGGCCATCACCAAGGAACGCGACGAAGCCGGCCCCTACGGCCGCTTCGCCCCCGGTCTGCCGGCCACCTCCGACGGCCAGATGCTCTTCCTGCTCCACCTCGCCCACAAGATGCGCGCCCCCGAAGACGGCGGCGGCCGGGTCGGCATCGTCATGAATGGCTCCCCGCTCTTCAACGGAGGCGCCGGATCCGGGCCCTCCAACATCCGCCAGTGGCTGCTGGAGAACGACCTCGTCGAGGCCATCGTCGCGTTGCCGACCAACATGTTCTTCAACACCGGGATCGCCACCTACATCTGGATCCTCGACAACAGCAAGCACCCCGACCGCAAGGGTCTGGTGCAGCTCATCGACGGCACCTCGTTCTGGACCAAGATGCGCAAGAACCTCGGCTCCAAGGGCCGCGAGATCAGCGACACCGACCGCGCCCAGGTCCTCCGGCTGTACGACGACTTCACCGACGCCGACCCCGACTACTCCAAGGTCCTGTCCAACGACGAGTTCGGCTACTGGACCATTACCGTCGAACGGCCCCTCCTCGACGAGGACGGCAACCCGGTCGTCGACCGCAAGGGCAAGCCCAAGGCCGACAGCAAGAAGCGCGACACCGAGAACGTGCCCTTCACCTACGGCCGCTCCACCGCTGGCGCGGCCGGCAAGATGGAGGTCATCCAGGCCTACTTCGACACCGAGGTGAAGCCACACGTCCCCGACGCCTGGATCGACTGGACCAAGACCAAGACCGGCTACGAGATCCCCTTCACCCGCCACTTCTACAAGTACGTCCCACCCCGTCCTCTTACCGAGATCGACGCCGACCTAGAGAAGCAGGTCGCCAAGATCCTCGACCTGCTGCGGGAGGTCGAGAAGTGA
- a CDS encoding YhgE/Pip domain-containing protein has protein sequence MIALRLAITELRRISAGTLPKLAVLALIVIPTLYAGLYVFANKDPYGSLDRVPAALVVEDQGATLTDPVTGSSEEVNYGHRIAERLVDGDGGFGWVETSAKEADEGVRSGRYDAALYVGSDFSEDLTSVARYEPHRASLRLVTNDANNYMATTLAKTVVGDVRNEIAREVGVTSASTFIRGLDEVHVDLQKGLKGARKLVAGTKRLGKGTDRLVSGTGRLASGAARTARGANRLASGASQGARGSAQLASGATQLAGGLRTLRQRTSALPADTQRLAAGAREVAAGNAKVAAIGRDAAGAARAIARQLAVARGDVTAIVRQLVRQGRLTPAEAARLTRVLDVARAGVDDAVRTAEGAAGKLGRLSSGAKQVAAGAGRLAGAAPALARGVATAAAGGDRVASGSTRLAAGSRTLASGASTLSSGTGQVSAGANRLAKSSTTLRQGAQRLGSGTTRLKDGLRRGLKKVPDLDQATGRDTARTIADPVALDDDTLAQAGSYGAGLAPFFMSLGLWIGAYVLFLLVRPLSARALAANGPPLRTALGGLLPPVTVGIFQVAVMLLVVRFGLRIVPDELLGTIALLLVASIAFVAIIQALNAWFGTVGEFAGLVLMLVQLVTAGGTFPWETIPEPLRSLHWLLPMTYAVNGLRQTLYGGEDSLLARDLAVLAGVGLVAMAATAWAAHRQRVWTPERLQPELVL, from the coding sequence GTGATCGCTCTCCGTCTGGCCATCACCGAGCTGCGGCGCATCAGCGCCGGCACGCTCCCCAAGCTGGCCGTCCTCGCCCTCATCGTGATCCCCACGCTCTACGCCGGCCTCTACGTCTTCGCCAACAAGGACCCCTACGGCTCGCTCGACCGGGTGCCCGCCGCGCTGGTGGTGGAGGACCAGGGCGCCACCCTGACCGACCCGGTCACCGGCAGCTCGGAGGAGGTCAACTACGGCCACCGGATCGCCGAGCGCCTCGTCGACGGCGACGGCGGGTTCGGCTGGGTCGAGACGAGCGCGAAGGAGGCGGACGAGGGGGTGCGGTCGGGCCGCTACGACGCCGCGCTCTACGTCGGCAGCGACTTCTCCGAGGACCTGACCTCCGTGGCCCGCTACGAGCCCCACCGGGCGAGCCTGCGCCTGGTGACCAACGACGCCAACAACTACATGGCCACCACCTTGGCCAAGACGGTCGTCGGCGACGTGCGCAACGAGATCGCCCGGGAGGTCGGCGTCACCTCGGCGAGCACGTTCATCCGCGGTCTCGACGAGGTGCACGTCGACCTGCAGAAGGGACTCAAGGGCGCGCGCAAGCTGGTGGCCGGCACCAAGCGGCTCGGCAAGGGCACCGACCGGCTCGTCAGCGGCACCGGCCGGCTCGCGTCCGGAGCCGCCCGGACGGCGCGCGGTGCCAATCGGCTCGCCTCCGGGGCGAGCCAGGGGGCGCGGGGCAGCGCCCAGCTCGCGAGCGGTGCCACGCAGCTGGCGGGCGGGCTGCGCACCCTGCGCCAGCGCACGTCCGCGCTGCCCGCCGACACCCAGCGGCTCGCCGCCGGTGCCCGGGAGGTGGCCGCCGGCAACGCGAAGGTGGCTGCCATCGGCCGGGACGCCGCCGGCGCGGCCCGCGCGATCGCCCGCCAGCTCGCCGTGGCCCGCGGCGACGTGACGGCGATCGTGCGGCAGCTCGTGCGGCAGGGGCGGCTGACGCCCGCCGAGGCGGCCCGGCTGACGCGGGTCCTCGACGTCGCGCGAGCCGGTGTCGACGACGCCGTACGCACCGCCGAGGGCGCGGCGGGCAAGCTCGGGCGGCTGAGCTCGGGCGCCAAGCAGGTGGCAGCCGGCGCCGGCAGGCTCGCCGGCGCTGCGCCGGCCCTCGCGCGCGGTGTGGCCACCGCGGCCGCCGGCGGCGACCGCGTCGCCTCCGGCAGCACGCGGCTCGCGGCCGGCTCGCGCACGCTGGCGAGCGGCGCCTCGACCCTCTCCTCCGGGACCGGCCAGGTCTCGGCCGGCGCCAACCGGCTGGCGAAGTCGAGCACCACGCTCCGCCAGGGCGCCCAGCGGCTGGGGTCGGGCACGACCCGGCTCAAGGACGGCCTGCGCCGCGGGCTGAAGAAGGTGCCCGACCTCGACCAGGCGACCGGCCGCGACACGGCGCGCACGATCGCCGATCCCGTCGCGCTGGACGACGACACGCTGGCCCAGGCGGGGTCGTACGGCGCCGGGCTCGCACCGTTCTTCATGTCCCTCGGGCTCTGGATCGGCGCCTACGTCCTGTTCCTGCTCGTGCGGCCGCTGTCGGCCCGCGCCCTCGCCGCCAACGGTCCCCCCCTGCGCACCGCGCTCGGCGGGCTGCTCCCACCGGTGACCGTCGGGATCTTCCAGGTCGCGGTGATGCTGCTCGTCGTCCGCTTCGGCCTGCGCATCGTGCCCGACGAGCTGCTCGGCACGATCGCGCTGCTGCTGGTGGCGTCCATTGCGTTCGTGGCGATCATCCAGGCGCTCAACGCGTGGTTCGGCACCGTCGGCGAGTTCGCCGGGTTGGTGCTGATGCTGGTCCAGCTCGTCACGGCCGGCGGCACCTTCCCGTGGGAGACGATCCCCGAGCCGCTGCGCTCGCTGCACTGGCTGCTGCCGATGACCTACGCCGTCAACGGCCTGCGCCAGACCCTCTACGGCGGCGAGGACTCCCTCCTCGCGCGCGACCTCGCGGTGCTGGCCGGGGTCGGCCTGGTCGCCATGGCGGCGACGGCGTGGGCCGCCCACCGCCAGCGGGTGTGGACCCCCGAGCGGCTGCAGCCCGAGCTGGTCCTCTGA
- the ureG gene encoding urease accessory protein UreG, which produces MSENVLRIGIGGPVGSGKTALAEALVPRLLAAGRQPAVITNDIYTQEDAHHVRRELAGVLDPDRVVGVETGACPHTAVRDDPTMNLAAGAEMLERHPDVDTLIYESGGDNLTLTFSPSLADVFVFVLDTSEGEKMPRKRGPGITDSDILVINKIDIAQYVRTDLSIMESDAHRVRDGKPVVLTNSLTGEGVDALQDLILAAWDRRPVASSR; this is translated from the coding sequence ATGAGCGAGAACGTGTTGCGGATCGGCATCGGCGGCCCGGTGGGCTCGGGCAAGACGGCCCTGGCGGAGGCGCTCGTGCCCCGGCTCCTGGCCGCGGGCCGGCAGCCCGCGGTCATCACCAACGACATCTACACGCAGGAGGACGCCCACCACGTGCGGCGCGAGCTCGCCGGGGTGCTCGATCCCGACCGGGTGGTGGGCGTCGAGACCGGGGCCTGTCCCCACACCGCGGTCCGCGACGACCCGACGATGAACCTGGCCGCGGGCGCCGAGATGCTCGAGCGCCACCCCGATGTCGACACGCTCATCTACGAGTCCGGCGGCGACAACCTGACGCTGACCTTCTCGCCGTCGCTGGCGGACGTCTTCGTCTTCGTCCTCGACACCTCGGAGGGCGAGAAGATGCCCCGCAAGCGCGGCCCCGGGATCACCGACTCCGACATCCTGGTCATCAACAAGATCGACATCGCCCAGTACGTGCGGACCGACCTGTCGATCATGGAGTCCGACGCCCACCGGGTCCGCGACGGCAAGCCGGTCGTCCTCACCAACTCCCTGACCGGCGAGGGGGTCGACGCGCTCCAGGACCTGATCCTCGCCGCCTGGGACAGGCGTCCGGTGGCGTCCTCGCGATGA
- a CDS encoding transposase, whose protein sequence is MSSTTPSPDSNLAEGIHPDLAPLIATHDTEEAKISGTISAKVRLHPNLLAQLDAAFLRHHWLVESTGVGELLDRHCRSSNRGRKKQGLDGALYYALQLTAVFTTGQATVEQMYVIAHSLPLDTRVKFGIVVYENKKKVRELTRKQLYTMTEGLGKNLSYTTDCLTNAERSLPDEDQKALLRERQAERHAVVNAIVTRLLTGTHLIDVEHGTYAIDDTSIWAWSKAPGGTRHQEGGQDRPLADEDNTQTPPHDASAHEPNAQAAPVLTAAEEEAARRNPASWLCPDAAWGGKTAKSGAQVGIYGYKAHVIVNTNDPARKAPLPVLIQALELTPANADIVDVSLRLVDQIRERAPFVRLVGDRHYGYKRYDRWAMELWRRRVHQVLDLRVDKPGAMDQYGSKVIDGRPHCPGMAPHLEALTPSDDPTEQVEFRNQVAYREKFALRMVKGPLASPTKTAAGEDDPKVGVTRWQCPAVAGTVGCPLRQGTVALARQVGTPVVPNPPQAEAGEQLPACCTQQTIQIEAGTPMKYLQEDYWGSEQWELAYALRSAVEAVFGNIKNRGTEDVRRGFVQVVGLPLVTLAVVAAAACYNIRILEKHGRESGEQFNSPLMNHPLEGEIIESLVLRGDDVFEHLERTAA, encoded by the coding sequence GTGTCCAGCACGACCCCCAGCCCCGACTCGAACCTCGCAGAGGGAATTCACCCCGACCTCGCGCCGCTCATCGCGACGCACGACACCGAGGAGGCCAAGATCTCCGGCACGATCTCCGCCAAGGTTCGTCTCCACCCCAACCTGCTTGCCCAGCTCGACGCGGCCTTCCTCCGCCACCACTGGCTCGTGGAGTCCACCGGCGTCGGTGAGCTCCTGGACCGCCACTGCCGCAGCTCGAACCGCGGCCGCAAGAAGCAGGGACTGGACGGTGCCCTCTACTACGCCCTCCAGCTGACCGCGGTCTTCACCACCGGGCAGGCAACGGTCGAGCAGATGTACGTCATCGCGCACTCCCTCCCCCTCGACACCCGGGTGAAGTTCGGGATCGTGGTCTACGAGAACAAGAAGAAGGTCCGCGAGCTCACCCGCAAGCAGCTTTACACGATGACCGAAGGTCTCGGGAAGAACCTGTCCTACACCACCGACTGTCTCACCAACGCGGAGCGAAGCCTCCCCGACGAGGACCAGAAAGCGCTCCTTCGCGAGCGGCAGGCCGAGCGGCACGCGGTAGTGAACGCCATCGTCACTCGGTTGTTGACGGGGACGCATCTCATCGACGTCGAGCACGGTACATACGCCATCGACGACACCAGCATCTGGGCATGGTCCAAGGCCCCCGGTGGCACTAGACACCAGGAAGGCGGCCAGGACCGCCCGCTCGCCGATGAAGACAACACCCAGACGCCCCCGCACGACGCCTCCGCCCATGAACCGAACGCCCAGGCGGCACCGGTCCTCACCGCGGCCGAGGAAGAGGCCGCGCGACGCAACCCGGCATCCTGGCTCTGCCCCGACGCCGCATGGGGCGGGAAGACCGCCAAGAGCGGGGCCCAGGTCGGGATCTACGGCTACAAGGCCCACGTCATCGTGAACACCAACGACCCCGCCCGCAAGGCCCCGCTGCCCGTCCTGATTCAGGCGCTCGAGCTCACCCCCGCGAACGCCGACATCGTCGACGTGTCTCTGCGACTGGTGGACCAGATCCGGGAGCGGGCACCCTTCGTCCGTCTTGTCGGTGACCGTCACTACGGCTACAAGCGGTACGACCGGTGGGCCATGGAGCTCTGGCGGCGCCGGGTCCACCAGGTCCTCGACCTGCGCGTCGACAAGCCCGGCGCCATGGACCAGTACGGCTCGAAGGTGATCGACGGCCGCCCGCACTGCCCCGGCATGGCGCCCCACCTCGAGGCGTTGACTCCCTCAGACGACCCCACGGAGCAGGTTGAGTTCCGGAACCAGGTCGCCTACCGGGAGAAGTTCGCCCTACGTATGGTCAAGGGTCCCCTGGCATCGCCCACGAAGACGGCCGCGGGTGAGGACGACCCCAAGGTGGGTGTCACCCGCTGGCAGTGCCCTGCGGTCGCCGGCACCGTGGGCTGCCCCCTGCGTCAGGGCACCGTCGCCTTGGCGCGACAGGTCGGAACTCCCGTGGTTCCCAACCCTCCCCAGGCTGAGGCCGGGGAGCAGCTGCCTGCCTGCTGCACCCAGCAGACGATCCAGATCGAGGCCGGTACCCCGATGAAGTACCTGCAGGAGGACTACTGGGGCAGCGAGCAGTGGGAGCTCGCCTACGCCCTGCGCTCGGCCGTCGAGGCCGTCTTCGGCAACATCAAGAACCGCGGCACCGAGGACGTCCGACGGGGGTTCGTCCAGGTCGTCGGACTGCCGCTCGTGACGCTTGCCGTCGTTGCAGCAGCCGCCTGCTACAACATCCGCATCCTGGAGAAGCACGGCCGCGAGTCAGGCGAGCAGTTCAACAGTCCGCTGATGAACCATCCCCTCGAGGGAGAGATCATCGAGAGCCTCGTGCTCCGCGGTGACGACGTCTTCGAGCACCTCGAGCGAACCGCCGCATGA
- a CDS encoding urease accessory protein UreD produces MTTSLLRERDPVPSSTVPVPTTRYGGPRLDPAYYEPDRVPDIIERYAGPIDTLPPGSPGKVGLLELEFGRTPRGTELVQHYQKAPLQIMRPLYYDPARPDMPYTYLMSTGAGVMQGDRLRTDLVFGPGTSAHVTTSAWTKVLRMHHDYAVAQVNISVGEDAFLEYLPDPVILFAEARLYQRTRLTLPPSASVVVGETLVAGRLAHHDERHLYSALAADFEVCRPDGTVVALDRVRLTPADGATGDLAVLDDHDVLSMLYVLTSQASVAEVTELLHSALAPSTTGGVIFGVSALPDDAGVWVRLLGDDTRSVGAAMTLAWQSVRRLLTGGTAPTIRKT; encoded by the coding sequence ATGACCACCTCGCTCCTGCGCGAGCGGGACCCGGTCCCCTCCAGCACCGTCCCAGTGCCGACGACGCGCTACGGCGGGCCGCGCCTCGACCCGGCCTACTACGAGCCCGACCGCGTGCCCGACATCATCGAGCGCTACGCCGGACCGATCGACACCCTGCCCCCCGGCAGCCCCGGCAAGGTCGGCCTGCTGGAGCTGGAGTTCGGGCGCACACCGCGAGGGACCGAGCTCGTGCAGCACTACCAGAAGGCGCCGCTGCAGATCATGCGCCCGCTCTACTACGACCCGGCGCGCCCGGACATGCCCTACACCTACCTGATGTCGACCGGCGCCGGCGTCATGCAGGGCGATCGGCTGCGCACCGACCTCGTCTTCGGGCCGGGCACGTCCGCGCACGTGACGACCTCGGCCTGGACCAAGGTGCTGCGCATGCACCACGACTACGCGGTCGCGCAGGTCAACATCTCGGTGGGCGAGGACGCCTTCCTGGAGTACCTGCCCGACCCGGTGATCCTGTTCGCCGAGGCCCGGCTCTACCAGCGCACCCGGCTCACGCTGCCGCCGTCGGCGAGCGTCGTCGTGGGCGAGACTCTCGTGGCCGGGCGGCTCGCCCACCACGACGAGCGTCACCTCTACTCGGCGCTCGCCGCCGACTTCGAGGTCTGCCGGCCCGACGGGACGGTCGTGGCACTCGACCGGGTGCGCCTCACGCCCGCGGACGGAGCGACAGGGGACCTCGCCGTCCTCGACGACCACGACGTCCTGTCCATGCTCTACGTCCTCACCTCGCAGGCTTCGGTGGCCGAGGTCACCGAGCTGCTCCACAGCGCGCTGGCCCCGTCGACCACGGGTGGGGTGATCTTCGGGGTCAGCGCCCTCCCCGATGACGCGGGCGTCTGGGTGCGCCTCCTCGGCGACGACACCCGGTCGGTCGGCGCCGCGATGACGCTCGCCTGGCAGTCCGTGCGGCGACTGCTGACAGGCGGCACCGCCCCGACCATCCGCAAGACCTGA
- a CDS encoding ROK family protein: MSTRAGTDVGAAATRAVGLDVGGTKTHGVVLAEDGSILAEAREPTRPGADGVVATAAEVYDALAREVGGPPGRVGVGVPGLVDAERGVVRHAVNLGVDGADLPLRDLLAARLGVEVAVENDVNAAALAAGALAGVDDVVYLSVGTGLAAGVVIDGRLRRGAQAAAGEVGHLPVDPAGARCGCGQTGCLETIASGRALARAWPTPDGSPATAVFTAAAAGDPAAVAVRDRFCRGVASAVRILGLTIDPERIVLGGGVAELGEPLREQVVRQLHVLGEGSPFLASLGLADRLTLVPSGHPVAAVGAAILGGSP, from the coding sequence GTGAGCACGCGGGCGGGCACGGACGTGGGCGCGGCGGCGACCCGCGCCGTTGGCCTCGACGTCGGCGGCACCAAGACGCATGGCGTGGTGCTCGCCGAGGACGGATCGATCCTCGCCGAGGCCCGGGAGCCCACGCGGCCCGGAGCCGACGGCGTGGTCGCGACCGCCGCGGAGGTGTACGACGCCCTCGCGCGCGAGGTCGGTGGGCCGCCCGGCCGCGTCGGGGTCGGCGTACCCGGCCTGGTGGACGCCGAGCGAGGGGTGGTGCGGCACGCGGTCAACCTCGGCGTCGACGGCGCCGACCTGCCGCTGCGGGACCTGCTCGCCGCCCGGCTCGGGGTGGAGGTGGCCGTCGAGAACGACGTCAACGCGGCCGCCCTGGCCGCGGGCGCGCTCGCAGGGGTCGACGACGTCGTCTACCTCAGCGTCGGCACCGGGCTCGCGGCGGGCGTGGTGATCGACGGCCGGCTGCGTCGCGGCGCGCAGGCGGCGGCGGGCGAGGTCGGCCACCTGCCGGTCGATCCCGCCGGTGCCCGGTGCGGCTGCGGCCAGACCGGCTGCCTGGAGACCATCGCGTCCGGTCGTGCGCTCGCCCGCGCCTGGCCGACGCCCGACGGCTCGCCGGCCACGGCGGTCTTCACGGCGGCGGCCGCGGGCGACCCAGCGGCCGTGGCCGTACGCGACCGCTTCTGTCGGGGCGTGGCGAGCGCCGTGCGCATCCTGGGCCTGACGATCGACCCCGAGCGGATCGTGCTGGGCGGCGGCGTGGCCGAGCTGGGGGAGCCGCTGCGCGAGCAGGTGGTCCGTCAGCTGCACGTGCTGGGGGAGGGGTCGCCGTTCCTCGCCTCGCTCGGCCTCGCCGACCGGCTCACCCTCGTGCCGTCCGGCCACCCCGTCGCGGCCGTCGGCGCTGCCATCCTGGGCGGGTCGCCGTAG
- a CDS encoding hemolysin family protein, translating to MEPGTWIDVLLVLAFILVGGVFAATEIALVSLRSGQVERLETQGGRGHAVASLARDPNRFLSAVQIGVTVAGFFSAAFGASTLAPSFAPAFESLGAPAPDTVSLVVTTLVVSYLSLVLGELVPKRLALQRSVGVAKLFAPPLGRFATVMTPVIWLLSLSTNLLVRLLGGNPDAAGDEVDEEELRMMISGHEDIPEGERRLVHDVFEAGDRSLSEVMKPRGDVVFLAGDLTLAEAVAVIVGQPYTRYPVTGTSFDEVLGYLHLRDVLGRADDRSTKVADIARELPVLPRTNRVLPSIDQLRNLGAHIALVVDEYGGTDGIVTLEDLMEELVGEIHDEYDTDAAIAASADPATLDAGMTIEEFRERTGLELEDGPYETVAGYLLHRLARMSEVGDSVLVDGRPLEVVEVDGHRITRVRLHAAPDPHQDTAADSAASPEESGKPRPDGHTDASTDAFADASGDAEGRRAE from the coding sequence GTGGAACCCGGCACCTGGATCGATGTCCTGCTCGTCCTCGCCTTCATCCTGGTGGGGGGTGTCTTCGCGGCCACCGAGATCGCGCTGGTGTCCCTGCGCTCCGGGCAGGTCGAGCGCCTGGAGACGCAGGGCGGCCGCGGGCACGCCGTCGCCTCCCTGGCCCGTGACCCCAACCGGTTCCTGTCGGCGGTGCAGATCGGCGTGACCGTGGCGGGGTTCTTCTCCGCCGCCTTCGGCGCCTCGACGCTGGCGCCGTCGTTCGCGCCGGCCTTCGAGAGCCTCGGCGCCCCGGCGCCCGACACGGTGTCGCTGGTGGTCACCACGCTGGTGGTGTCCTACCTCTCCCTGGTGCTGGGCGAGCTGGTGCCCAAGCGCCTCGCGCTGCAGCGCTCGGTGGGGGTGGCCAAGCTGTTCGCGCCGCCGCTGGGCCGGTTCGCGACCGTGATGACCCCGGTCATCTGGCTGCTCTCGCTCTCCACCAACCTCCTCGTCCGGCTCCTCGGCGGCAACCCCGACGCGGCCGGCGACGAGGTCGACGAGGAGGAGCTGCGGATGATGATCTCCGGCCACGAGGACATCCCCGAGGGCGAACGCCGCCTCGTCCACGATGTCTTCGAGGCGGGCGACCGCTCGCTCAGCGAGGTGATGAAGCCGCGCGGCGACGTCGTCTTCCTCGCCGGCGACCTCACCCTCGCCGAGGCGGTGGCCGTGATCGTCGGCCAGCCCTACACCCGCTACCCGGTGACCGGCACGTCGTTCGACGAGGTGCTGGGCTACCTCCACCTGCGCGACGTGCTCGGCCGCGCCGACGACCGCTCCACCAAGGTGGCCGACATCGCGCGCGAGCTGCCGGTGCTGCCGCGCACCAACCGGGTGCTGCCCTCCATCGACCAGCTCCGCAACCTCGGCGCGCACATCGCCCTGGTCGTCGACGAGTACGGCGGCACCGACGGCATCGTCACCCTCGAGGACCTCATGGAGGAGCTCGTCGGGGAGATCCACGACGAGTACGACACCGACGCCGCCATCGCCGCGTCCGCCGACCCGGCCACCCTCGACGCGGGCATGACGATCGAGGAGTTCCGCGAGCGGACCGGGCTCGAGCTCGAGGACGGGCCCTACGAGACGGTCGCCGGCTACCTGCTGCACCGCCTGGCGCGGATGAGCGAGGTGGGCGACTCCGTCCTCGTCGACGGCCGCCCGCTGGAGGTCGTCGAGGTCGACGGCCACCGCATCACGCGGGTGCGCCTACACGCCGCGCCCGACCCGCACCAGGACACCGCCGCGGACTCGGCAGCGTCGCCGGAGGAGTCCGGCAAGCCGCGTCCGGACGGGCACACGGACGCCTCCACGGACGCCTTCGCCGACGCCTCCGGCGACGCCGAGGGCCGCCGGGCGGAATAG